The following coding sequences are from one Dehalococcoidia bacterium window:
- a CDS encoding DNA repair helicase XPB, giving the protein MYQPDNPFIVQSDNTVLLEVENPLYPQARDALAPFAELEKSPEHIHTYRITPLSLWNARAAGMEPDQMVAALERFSKFDVPGSVVADVRDYAGRYGRLKLEKRGDDLVLRGDDQYLVEEIWSHKELQRLFLARTDPLEIAVPAHERGRLKQALIRIGWPAEDLAGYVEGERLEIALREETKTGLHFELRQYQTQAADAFWAGGTARGGSGALVLPCGAGKTVIGMAAMAKANARTLILCTSVTAVHQWRDELLDKTSLRPDEIGEYSGARKEIKPVTLATYQVMTHVKRDAERRETYPHLELFNQENWGLIVYDEVHLLPAPVFRITAEIQARRRLGLTATLVREDHREDDVFALVGPKRYDVPWRDLEAQGWIATATCVEVRVPLHESQRMAYAVADPTEKFRIASTNPTKEQVVVDLAALHRADTVLVIGQYLEQLDHFAKLLECPIITGKTPNREREKLYAKFKAGEEKLLVVSKVANFSIDLPDANVAIQASGSFGSRQEEAQRLGRILRPKSDGGQARFYSVVTRDTRDRDFAANRQRFLTEQGYRYEIVDYLPGAGLAVADGAAPPAHNGAAELPPNVTPLRRLGAPE; this is encoded by the coding sequence ATGTATCAACCCGACAACCCGTTCATCGTCCAGTCGGACAACACCGTGCTGCTGGAGGTTGAGAACCCGCTCTACCCGCAGGCGCGCGATGCGCTGGCGCCGTTCGCGGAGCTGGAGAAGAGCCCCGAGCACATCCACACCTATCGAATCACCCCGCTCTCGCTCTGGAACGCCCGCGCCGCCGGCATGGAGCCCGACCAGATGGTGGCGGCGCTGGAGCGCTTCTCCAAGTTCGACGTACCCGGCAGCGTTGTCGCCGATGTGCGCGACTACGCCGGCCGCTACGGGCGGCTGAAGCTCGAAAAGCGCGGCGACGATTTGGTGCTGCGCGGCGACGACCAGTATCTCGTCGAGGAGATCTGGAGCCACAAGGAGCTGCAGCGCCTCTTCCTCGCCCGCACCGACCCGCTGGAGATCGCCGTGCCCGCGCACGAGCGCGGCCGGCTCAAGCAGGCGCTGATCCGCATCGGCTGGCCCGCGGAAGACCTCGCCGGCTACGTCGAGGGCGAGCGGCTTGAGATCGCGCTGCGGGAGGAGACGAAGACCGGCCTGCACTTCGAGCTGCGCCAATACCAGACCCAGGCGGCCGATGCCTTCTGGGCAGGCGGCACGGCGCGCGGCGGCAGCGGCGCCCTCGTCCTGCCCTGTGGCGCCGGTAAGACCGTGATCGGCATGGCGGCGATGGCGAAGGCCAACGCACGTACGCTGATCCTTTGCACCAGCGTCACCGCCGTGCACCAGTGGCGCGACGAGCTGCTGGATAAGACATCGCTCCGCCCCGACGAGATCGGCGAGTACTCCGGCGCCCGCAAGGAGATCAAGCCCGTCACGCTGGCGACCTATCAGGTGATGACGCACGTCAAGCGCGACGCCGAGCGGCGCGAGACCTACCCGCACCTCGAGCTGTTCAACCAGGAGAACTGGGGGCTGATCGTCTACGACGAGGTGCACCTGCTGCCCGCGCCCGTCTTCCGCATCACCGCCGAGATCCAGGCGCGGCGCCGGCTCGGTCTCACGGCCACGCTGGTGCGCGAGGACCACCGCGAAGACGACGTGTTCGCCCTCGTCGGGCCGAAGCGCTACGACGTGCCCTGGCGCGATCTCGAAGCGCAGGGCTGGATCGCCACGGCGACCTGCGTCGAGGTGCGCGTGCCGCTGCACGAGTCGCAGCGCATGGCTTACGCCGTGGCCGATCCGACCGAGAAGTTCCGTATCGCCAGCACCAACCCGACCAAGGAGCAGGTCGTCGTGGACCTGGCGGCGCTGCACCGCGCCGATACGGTGCTTGTCATCGGCCAGTACCTTGAACAGCTCGATCACTTCGCCAAGCTGCTGGAGTGCCCGATCATCACCGGCAAGACGCCGAACCGCGAGCGCGAGAAGCTCTACGCGAAGTTCAAGGCGGGCGAGGAGAAGCTGCTCGTCGTCTCCAAGGTTGCGAACTTCTCGATCGACCTGCCCGACGCCAACGTGGCGATCCAGGCCTCGGGCAGCTTTGGCTCACGGCAAGAAGAAGCGCAGCGGCTGGGGCGCATCCTGCGGCCGAAGTCGGACGGCGGCCAGGCGCGCTTCTACAGTGTGGTCACGCGCGACACGCGCGACCGCGACTTCGCCGCCAATCGCCAGCGCTTTCTCACCGAGCAGGGCTACCGCTACGAGATCGTGGACTACCTGCCCGGCGCCGGTCTGGCTGTGGCCGACGGCGCCGCGCCGCCCGCGCACAACGGCGCCGCCGAGCTGCCGCCGAACGTGACACCGCTGCGCCGGCTCGGCGCGCCGGAGTAG
- the coaE gene encoding dephospho-CoA kinase (Dephospho-CoA kinase (CoaE) performs the final step in coenzyme A biosynthesis.) yields the protein MPLVIGVTGSIAAGKSLVCRTLVELGAEHCNADTLVHGLYAPNTPGFARVVAEFGADVVGPDGAIDRRKLGARVFGQPEAMRRLTRAMGDITGTIKAEIDRWRATLPEDGCGVMEAVNLIEPGYAGWCDATWLVVCRPETAKARLMARDGFDAAQAAQRLASQRPWEQRAGAADLLLRNDNGREALVDAVRYAYRRLWELRRDESLPRSQYHLWRAANPLPVAAGAAAGG from the coding sequence ATGCCGCTGGTTATCGGAGTGACGGGCTCGATCGCCGCGGGCAAGAGCCTCGTCTGCCGCACGCTGGTCGAGCTGGGCGCCGAGCACTGCAACGCCGATACGCTGGTGCACGGCCTCTACGCGCCGAATACGCCGGGCTTTGCCCGCGTCGTCGCCGAGTTCGGCGCAGACGTCGTCGGCCCGGACGGCGCGATCGACCGGCGCAAGCTGGGCGCCAGGGTCTTCGGCCAGCCGGAAGCGATGCGGCGGCTGACGCGTGCCATGGGCGACATCACCGGCACGATCAAGGCCGAGATCGACCGCTGGCGGGCCACGCTGCCGGAGGACGGCTGCGGCGTGATGGAGGCGGTGAACCTGATCGAGCCGGGTTACGCCGGCTGGTGCGATGCCACCTGGCTGGTGGTCTGCCGGCCGGAGACGGCGAAAGCGCGGCTGATGGCGCGCGACGGCTTCGACGCGGCGCAGGCGGCGCAGCGGCTGGCGAGCCAGCGGCCCTGGGAGCAGCGGGCCGGCGCGGCGGATCTGTTGCTGCGCAACGACAACGGCCGCGAGGCGCTGGTTGACGCCGTGCGCTACGCCTACCGCCGCCTCTGGGAGCTGCGCCGCGACGAGTCGCTGCCCCGCAGCCAGTACCACCTCTGGCGCGCCGCCAACCCGCTGCCCGTCGCCGCCGGCGCCGCGGCCGGCGGCTGA
- a CDS encoding acyl-CoA dehydrogenase family protein gives MTTIDLSEAVTPLLATARAFRPRLLAERDRIETERRLPDDLAADLAAAGFFRISLPAAYGGLDLKPAEGLLIFEELAKADPAVAWCVWNGNTYWTVARLDARAAAEIFSAPAVITANSTQPKGRAEVVDGGYRVSGRWSLVSGCQISEWLQLHCIVHEGGSPRPTPAGTPQRRHMYCRTADCRIVDTWSAGGLRGTGSHDVIVEDLFVPEHCGSWHSDPLVLPEPRYRFPSSTRVGPGCGALALGIARAAIEALIELGGAKRPEVSRGTLSEDHGAQARLAQAEALVGSARLLLFETVERLWSQVLADGEADAAGCMRVRLATNHAVNSAVQAVDLLYLSGGATSLYTSFPLERAFRDVHAMTQHAVVHPRVMEAAGRVLFGLEPDTPIF, from the coding sequence ATGACGACCATCGATTTAAGCGAGGCGGTCACGCCGCTGCTGGCAACGGCCCGCGCGTTCCGGCCACGGCTGCTTGCGGAGCGCGATCGGATCGAGACCGAGCGACGCCTGCCCGACGACCTCGCCGCCGACCTGGCCGCGGCCGGCTTCTTCCGCATCTCGCTGCCGGCCGCGTACGGCGGACTCGACCTGAAGCCGGCCGAGGGGCTGCTGATCTTCGAAGAGCTGGCGAAGGCCGACCCCGCCGTCGCCTGGTGCGTGTGGAACGGCAACACCTACTGGACGGTGGCGCGGCTCGATGCGCGCGCTGCGGCCGAAATCTTCTCGGCGCCGGCTGTCATCACGGCCAACAGCACGCAGCCGAAGGGACGCGCCGAGGTCGTGGATGGCGGCTATCGCGTGAGCGGCCGCTGGTCGCTGGTCAGTGGCTGCCAGATCTCCGAGTGGCTGCAGCTCCACTGCATCGTGCATGAGGGTGGCAGCCCGCGGCCAACGCCGGCCGGCACACCGCAGCGACGCCATATGTACTGCCGCACCGCCGACTGCCGGATCGTCGATACCTGGAGCGCGGGCGGTCTGCGCGGCACCGGCAGCCACGACGTCATAGTAGAAGACCTCTTCGTGCCCGAACACTGTGGATCGTGGCACTCCGATCCGCTTGTGCTGCCGGAGCCGCGCTACCGCTTCCCTTCATCCACGCGCGTTGGTCCGGGCTGCGGTGCGCTGGCGCTCGGCATCGCCCGCGCGGCGATCGAGGCGCTGATCGAGCTTGGCGGCGCCAAGCGGCCCGAAGTCTCGCGCGGCACGCTGAGCGAGGATCACGGCGCCCAGGCGCGGCTGGCGCAAGCGGAGGCGCTCGTCGGATCGGCACGGCTGCTGCTCTTCGAGACGGTTGAGCGGCTGTGGAGCCAGGTGCTCGCGGACGGTGAAGCCGATGCGGCGGGGTGCATGCGCGTACGCCTGGCGACGAATCACGCGGTGAACAGTGCCGTGCAGGCGGTGGATTTGCTCTACCTGAGCGGCGGCGCCACCTCGCTCTACACCAGCTTTCCGCTGGAACGCGCCTTCCGCGATGTCCACGCGATGACGCAGCACGCCGTCGTGCATCCGCGCGTCATGGAGGCGGCCGGGCGGGTGTTGTTCGGACTGGAGCCGGATACGCCGATCTTCTGA
- a CDS encoding MBL fold metallo-hydrolase: MQRVSIGSVEITALLDAPFLQNPRILTPDHADEMAAEYRDSLDDRGLCMGAVTCYLIHAAGQRILVDTGIGPRKRPGFPAGHLDDALREAGVRPDEIDVVVHTHLHTDHIGWNTYDGEDGRIAVFFPRARFVIQQAEWDYWMTPEMLIEPRHAALSECIEPLRDGGRMQFTQGEETFGKHLVFISAPGHTPGHVAIGISDAGERGVIIGDASHHPFHVAHPDWVTPLDWDPVQAAASRDRIFNLAADEQRLVLGGHWKHPGWGSIVRLNSKRSFRAR; this comes from the coding sequence ATGCAGCGGGTGTCGATCGGCTCGGTCGAGATCACGGCGTTGCTCGACGCCCCCTTCCTCCAGAACCCCAGGATTCTGACGCCGGACCATGCGGACGAGATGGCGGCCGAGTACCGCGATTCGCTCGACGATCGCGGGCTGTGCATGGGCGCCGTCACTTGCTATCTCATCCACGCCGCCGGCCAGCGCATCCTCGTCGACACCGGCATCGGCCCGCGCAAGCGCCCTGGCTTTCCCGCCGGCCATCTCGACGACGCGCTGCGCGAGGCCGGCGTCCGCCCCGATGAGATCGACGTCGTGGTCCACACGCACCTGCACACCGACCACATCGGCTGGAACACCTACGACGGCGAAGACGGACGGATCGCGGTCTTCTTCCCCAGGGCGCGGTTCGTGATCCAGCAGGCCGAATGGGACTACTGGATGACGCCCGAAATGCTGATCGAACCCCGCCACGCTGCTCTGAGCGAGTGCATCGAGCCCCTGCGCGACGGCGGACGCATGCAGTTCACGCAGGGCGAGGAGACGTTCGGCAAACATCTCGTCTTCATCTCCGCGCCCGGCCACACGCCTGGGCACGTCGCCATCGGTATCTCCGACGCGGGCGAGCGCGGGGTGATCATCGGCGACGCGAGCCATCACCCGTTCCACGTGGCGCACCCCGACTGGGTCACACCGCTCGACTGGGATCCGGTGCAGGCCGCGGCCAGCCGCGATCGTATCTTCAACCTGGCGGCGGATGAGCAGCGCCTGGTGCTGGGCGGCCACTGGAAGCACCCCGGCTGGGGCTCCATCGTGCGCTTGAACAGCAAGCGCAGCTTCCGCGCCCGCTGA
- a CDS encoding helicase-associated domain-containing protein, protein MALYTPVGWLDPATQEIAGALARLPAAELDRITEARGLQLGQFGGVDLSTRRAVLATQLVAVPGIQLALAELTHRDLAVLRAVWQLGPLTAERLIERLRQHADVSLLRAALQRLRELLLVIPAAAPHDALAVPAAIGAVLMGRLGGARPAQQVFEALNSDTLGVICAAMGLTPAKPRKQDRVQALVAALKDGERLRKEIAALPPDERDVFQGVLDAGGTVDAYSLLQRFPKAAGRNSYYGYELRLTQNAWRGNPGPLMTLQGRGLVVPYGGDWASSFTVVDEVLQALVPPLSLSAADFAEPVFAPPPAEARPAGGQPAPLLDLAECLHFIDETRPALTQRRLFPRPAIKRIARQLSLNDAVYADLLATLALQLKLLDGNAGLKVRPKRVAELFEQPEIEARSALLEGWKELRGWRDDRDEGLDRGEAQFDIGREERETALEQIRTLPDTGAALVSYAARLAFAAPLRFGGTGTRALLPGDIPSPEKFARGFLRTLAWLGLAEPLQTSGTPGTPPDTVALRLTPAGRVLLRGESAAEAELPPRTDRIIVQPTLDILAPPNVAPSLYLALRDFADLRGAPGMRTLTLTRASLRRALDRKATPASIRKLLEQHSDAPLPPTVLALLEEVSRLHGRLHVGQANYYITVDDPHLLVELMADRKLAALNLRRLSETVAICFGGPIGTILDALRAAGHMPVADTTAGTAHPVLRALPAGGGAQGAGRATPPVFSIDGEDEELLAEAGGRATSLQAVIGLLEDAVARRAVVEMQYRGKSNGVERTSKREIEPEMFDGQTAYGYDRSTGRRREFKVERINWARMTGQRFRPGYN, encoded by the coding sequence ATGGCGCTCTACACGCCGGTTGGCTGGCTCGACCCGGCGACGCAGGAGATCGCGGGCGCGCTGGCGCGGCTGCCGGCGGCGGAGCTGGACCGTATCACCGAAGCGCGCGGCCTGCAGCTCGGCCAGTTCGGCGGCGTCGATCTCTCTACGCGCCGCGCGGTCCTCGCCACGCAGCTCGTCGCCGTGCCGGGCATTCAGCTCGCGCTGGCCGAGCTGACACACCGCGATCTCGCCGTGCTGCGGGCCGTCTGGCAGCTCGGGCCGCTCACGGCCGAGCGGCTGATCGAGCGGTTGCGCCAGCACGCCGATGTATCGCTGTTGCGTGCCGCATTACAACGGCTGCGCGAGCTGCTGCTGGTCATTCCCGCCGCGGCGCCGCACGACGCGCTGGCCGTGCCGGCCGCGATCGGCGCTGTGCTGATGGGACGGCTGGGCGGCGCCCGGCCGGCGCAGCAGGTCTTCGAGGCGCTGAACTCGGATACGCTCGGCGTGATCTGCGCGGCGATGGGGCTGACGCCGGCAAAGCCACGCAAGCAGGACCGTGTGCAGGCGCTCGTCGCCGCGCTGAAGGACGGCGAGCGCCTGCGCAAAGAGATCGCCGCCCTGCCGCCGGACGAACGCGACGTGTTCCAGGGCGTGCTCGACGCGGGCGGCACGGTGGATGCCTACAGCCTGCTGCAGCGCTTCCCCAAAGCGGCGGGCAGGAACAGCTACTACGGCTACGAGCTGCGCCTGACACAGAATGCCTGGCGCGGCAACCCCGGGCCGCTGATGACGTTGCAGGGGCGCGGCCTTGTCGTGCCCTACGGCGGGGACTGGGCCAGCTCCTTCACCGTCGTGGACGAGGTCTTGCAGGCGCTGGTGCCGCCGCTCTCGCTCAGCGCGGCCGACTTCGCCGAACCGGTCTTCGCGCCGCCGCCGGCCGAGGCCAGGCCCGCCGGCGGCCAGCCCGCACCGCTGCTGGACCTGGCCGAATGCCTGCACTTCATCGACGAGACGCGCCCCGCGCTGACGCAGCGCCGGCTCTTTCCCCGGCCGGCGATCAAGCGCATCGCCCGCCAGCTCAGCCTCAACGACGCGGTCTACGCCGATCTGCTCGCCACGTTGGCCCTGCAGCTCAAGCTGCTGGACGGCAACGCCGGCCTGAAGGTGCGGCCGAAGCGCGTGGCCGAGCTGTTCGAGCAGCCGGAGATCGAGGCGCGCTCGGCGTTGCTGGAAGGCTGGAAGGAGCTGCGGGGCTGGCGCGACGACCGCGACGAGGGGCTGGACCGCGGCGAGGCGCAGTTCGACATCGGCCGCGAGGAGCGCGAGACGGCGCTTGAGCAGATCAGGACGCTGCCGGACACGGGCGCGGCGCTCGTTTCGTACGCCGCACGGCTCGCGTTTGCGGCGCCGCTGCGTTTCGGCGGCACGGGGACACGAGCGCTGCTGCCGGGCGACATCCCCTCGCCGGAGAAATTCGCCCGCGGTTTCCTGCGCACACTCGCCTGGCTGGGTCTGGCCGAGCCGCTGCAAACCAGCGGCACGCCCGGCACGCCGCCCGACACGGTCGCGTTACGGCTTACGCCGGCGGGGCGCGTACTGCTGCGCGGCGAGTCGGCGGCCGAGGCGGAGCTGCCGCCGCGCACCGATCGCATCATCGTGCAGCCGACGCTGGATATCCTTGCGCCGCCCAACGTCGCGCCCTCGCTCTATCTCGCCCTGCGCGACTTCGCCGACCTGCGCGGCGCCCCCGGTATGCGCACACTGACGCTCACCCGCGCCTCGCTGCGCCGGGCGCTGGACCGCAAAGCCACGCCCGCCTCGATCCGCAAGCTGCTGGAGCAGCACAGCGATGCGCCGCTGCCGCCCACGGTGCTGGCGCTGCTGGAGGAGGTGAGCCGGCTGCACGGCCGCCTGCACGTGGGCCAGGCGAACTACTACATCACCGTGGACGATCCGCATCTGCTCGTCGAGCTGATGGCCGACCGCAAGCTGGCGGCGCTGAACCTGCGCCGGCTCTCAGAGACGGTCGCGATCTGCTTCGGCGGGCCGATCGGCACGATTCTCGACGCGCTGCGCGCCGCCGGCCACATGCCCGTGGCCGACACCACCGCGGGCACGGCACACCCCGTCCTGCGCGCCCTGCCGGCCGGCGGCGGCGCGCAGGGCGCGGGCCGGGCGACGCCGCCGGTGTTCTCGATCGACGGCGAGGACGAGGAGCTGCTGGCGGAGGCGGGCGGCCGGGCGACGAGCTTGCAGGCGGTGATCGGCCTGCTCGAGGACGCCGTGGCACGGCGGGCCGTGGTCGAGATGCAGTACCGCGGCAAGAGCAACGGCGTTGAGCGCACGAGCAAGCGCGAGATCGAGCCGGAGATGTTCGACGGCCAGACGGCCTACGGCTACGACCGCAGCACGGGCCGCCGCCGCGAGTTCAAGGTCGAGCGCATTAACTGGGCGCGCATGACCGGCCAACGGTTCCGCCCGGGCTACAATTAG
- a CDS encoding glycerate kinase — translation MRIMIAPQELKGSLRAAEAAAAIADGLQRALPAAEFDLLPLADGGPGTLDALLAARGGEARTARVSGPLAGAKVEARFGVFAGGMALIETAEANGLALLTRLGLAQDPAQATTRGVGELIGVALDAGCRRFLLGIGGSATNDGGAGMAQALGFRLLDAHGQELAPGAAPLARLDRIEAGGADPRLAACAFEVAVDVQNPLCGPQGATAVYGPQKGVRPEQVADLDAALRRLGETIARDLGRDVLELPGAGAAGGLGAGLVGFLGARLRPGFQIVAEAVELEAHARAADLIVTGEGRLDGQTPFGKTIAGLAAVARRHGKPVIALVGGIAADFKPETVPGLTAAFALTSRPLSLDEAQAEARRLLAAVAEQVGQVIAALG, via the coding sequence ATGCGCATCATGATCGCCCCGCAGGAGTTGAAGGGCAGCCTCAGGGCCGCCGAAGCCGCCGCCGCGATCGCTGACGGCCTGCAGCGTGCCTTGCCCGCGGCCGAATTCGACCTGCTGCCGCTGGCGGACGGCGGGCCGGGCACGCTCGACGCGCTGCTGGCGGCGCGTGGCGGCGAGGCGCGCACGGCGCGGGTGAGCGGGCCGCTTGCCGGCGCGAAAGTCGAGGCGCGCTTCGGCGTCTTCGCAGGCGGCATGGCGCTGATCGAGACGGCGGAGGCGAACGGGCTGGCGCTGCTGACCCGGCTGGGGCTGGCGCAGGACCCGGCTCAAGCAACGACGCGCGGCGTCGGCGAGTTGATCGGCGTCGCGCTGGATGCCGGTTGCCGCCGCTTCCTGCTCGGCATCGGCGGCAGCGCTACCAACGACGGCGGCGCCGGCATGGCGCAGGCGCTCGGCTTCCGCCTGCTGGACGCGCACGGCCAGGAGCTTGCGCCGGGCGCGGCGCCGCTGGCGCGGCTGGACCGCATCGAGGCGGGCGGCGCCGACCCGCGCCTGGCGGCATGCGCCTTCGAGGTGGCCGTGGACGTGCAGAACCCGCTCTGCGGCCCGCAGGGCGCGACGGCGGTCTACGGCCCGCAGAAGGGGGTGCGGCCCGAGCAGGTTGCGGACCTCGATGCGGCGCTGCGCCGCCTGGGCGAGACGATCGCCCGCGACCTCGGCCGCGACGTGCTGGAGCTTCCCGGCGCGGGCGCGGCGGGCGGGCTAGGCGCGGGGCTGGTCGGCTTTCTCGGTGCGCGGCTGCGGCCGGGCTTCCAGATCGTCGCCGAGGCGGTGGAGCTGGAAGCGCATGCCCGCGCCGCCGATCTGATCGTCACCGGCGAGGGGCGGCTGGACGGCCAGACGCCGTTCGGCAAGACGATCGCCGGTCTTGCAGCCGTGGCACGGCGACACGGCAAACCCGTGATCGCACTGGTCGGCGGCATCGCGGCGGACTTCAAGCCGGAGACGGTGCCGGGCCTCACGGCGGCGTTCGCGCTCACCTCGCGTCCGCTGTCCCTGGATGAGGCGCAGGCCGAGGCGCGCCGGCTACTCGCAGCCGTGGCTGAACAGGTGGGACAGGTGATCGCGGCGCTGGGCTGA
- a CDS encoding class I SAM-dependent methyltransferase, with translation MAAADEATQKLQPADPREVRAFAGKLFDFYNGAMVTFMVDIGRRTGLFEAAARGPASSAELAGRAGLQERYVREWLAALTAGGVFTYEPAGGIYILPPAHAACLTGDPRTNLTAPSRLPVLLGKFVPALAECFVNGGGVPYSAFRPEFTESQTITSRTRHDAWLLDGYLAVGGLRERLAAGARVADVGCGTGHAVNLMGRAFPVSSFTGFDIAADALALGEAEAREFGLPNVRFVRRDVAELPAQPPFDLITSFDAIHDQARPAAVLRGIRSALAPGGAYLMVEPRAGSNLEENLRNPGAPFAYGVSVLHCLTVSLAEGGAGLGTLWGEQIARRMLGEAGFTSVEVTPAPDRLNNLFLCRPE, from the coding sequence ATGGCAGCGGCCGACGAGGCGACGCAAAAGCTGCAGCCGGCGGACCCGCGGGAGGTGCGAGCCTTCGCGGGCAAGCTGTTCGACTTCTACAACGGCGCCATGGTGACGTTTATGGTCGACATCGGCCGTCGCACGGGCCTGTTCGAGGCGGCGGCGCGCGGCCCGGCCAGCAGCGCCGAGCTGGCCGGCCGCGCCGGGCTGCAGGAACGCTACGTGCGCGAGTGGCTGGCGGCGCTGACCGCCGGCGGCGTCTTCACGTATGAACCGGCCGGCGGCATCTACATCCTGCCGCCGGCGCACGCCGCCTGCCTCACCGGCGACCCGAGGACCAACCTGACGGCTCCCAGCCGGCTGCCCGTGCTGCTGGGCAAGTTCGTGCCCGCGCTGGCGGAGTGCTTCGTTAACGGCGGCGGCGTCCCCTACTCGGCCTTCCGGCCCGAGTTTACCGAGAGCCAAACGATCACCAGCCGGACCCGCCACGACGCCTGGCTGCTCGACGGCTACCTGGCGGTGGGCGGCCTGCGCGAGCGGCTTGCGGCCGGCGCCCGCGTGGCCGATGTCGGCTGCGGCACGGGCCACGCCGTCAACCTGATGGGCCGAGCCTTCCCCGTCTCCAGCTTCACCGGCTTCGACATCGCCGCGGACGCGCTGGCGCTGGGCGAGGCGGAGGCCCGCGAGTTCGGCCTGCCGAACGTGCGCTTCGTGCGCCGCGACGTGGCCGAGCTGCCCGCGCAGCCACCCTTCGACCTGATCACCAGCTTCGACGCGATCCACGACCAGGCGCGGCCGGCAGCCGTGCTGCGCGGCATCCGCTCGGCGCTGGCCCCCGGCGGCGCGTACCTGATGGTCGAGCCGCGCGCCGGCAGCAACCTGGAAGAGAACCTCCGGAACCCCGGCGCGCCCTTCGCCTACGGTGTGAGCGTGCTGCACTGCCTCACCGTCTCGTTGGCGGAAGGCGGCGCCGGCCTGGGCACGCTCTGGGGCGAGCAGATCGCCCGCCGGATGCTGGGCGAGGCCGGTTTCACCTCCGTCGAAGTCACGCCCGCGCCCGACCGGCTGAACAACCTCTTCCTCTGCCGGCCAGAGTGA
- a CDS encoding universal stress protein, which produces MPAQPLPGTDALLHPRRMLVPCDGSEVAFSALALACDIANRTGGQVFAVHVIVVRRSLPIDDPMVAESKRGNEILTRAEEIGKAMGQNVETELLQARDAGNSIIDEAENLAVDAIFLGLELKERIGEPTVGAKIDHLLREAPCQVWIFRDTLANEGVER; this is translated from the coding sequence ATGCCCGCCCAGCCGCTACCAGGTACGGACGCCCTGCTGCACCCGCGCCGCATGCTGGTGCCCTGCGATGGGTCGGAGGTGGCCTTCTCCGCACTGGCGCTGGCCTGCGACATCGCCAACCGCACCGGCGGGCAGGTCTTCGCCGTGCACGTGATCGTCGTGCGCCGCTCGCTGCCGATCGACGACCCGATGGTGGCCGAGTCGAAGCGCGGCAACGAGATCCTCACGCGCGCCGAGGAGATCGGCAAGGCGATGGGCCAGAACGTCGAAACCGAGCTGCTGCAGGCGCGCGATGCGGGCAACAGCATCATCGACGAGGCCGAGAACCTCGCCGTGGACGCGATCTTCCTCGGGCTGGAGCTGAAAGAGCGCATCGGCGAGCCCACCGTCGGCGCCAAGATCGACCACCTGCTGCGCGAGGCGCCGTGTCAGGTCTGGATCTTCCGCGATACACTCGCCAATGAGGGGGTCGAGCGCTAG